From a region of the Posidoniimonas corsicana genome:
- the hisA gene encoding 1-(5-phosphoribosyl)-5-[(5-phosphoribosylamino)methylideneamino]imidazole-4-carboxamide isomerase, whose protein sequence is MEVWPAIDLRGGKCVRLRQGDYEQETVFDDDPVGVARQFAAAGAKRLHVVDLDGAREGTSVNLPAVQDIVANVDMQVELGGGVRDEQSILELLGFGLHRLVIGTSAIKRPDWFQEIVRKFPDRLVLGIDARDGRVATDGWLETSDTPAVELAQRFNDEPVAAIVYTDIATDGMMSGPNITAMAEMQNAVKLPVVASGGVTSIDDVRALHQAGLAGCIIGRALYEGAIDLSEAVQVAGD, encoded by the coding sequence ATTACGAACAGGAAACGGTCTTCGACGACGACCCCGTCGGGGTGGCGCGGCAGTTCGCCGCGGCCGGCGCCAAGCGGCTGCACGTCGTGGACCTGGACGGCGCCCGCGAGGGGACGTCGGTCAACCTGCCGGCCGTGCAGGACATTGTCGCGAACGTGGACATGCAGGTGGAGCTCGGCGGCGGCGTCCGCGACGAGCAGTCGATCCTCGAGCTGCTCGGCTTCGGCCTGCACCGGCTGGTGATCGGCACCTCGGCCATCAAGCGGCCGGACTGGTTCCAGGAGATTGTCCGCAAGTTCCCCGACCGCCTGGTGCTCGGCATCGACGCGCGTGACGGCCGCGTCGCGACCGACGGTTGGCTCGAAACCTCCGACACCCCCGCGGTGGAGCTGGCCCAGCGATTCAACGACGAGCCCGTCGCGGCGATCGTCTACACCGACATCGCCACCGACGGCATGATGTCGGGTCCCAACATCACCGCGATGGCCGAGATGCAGAACGCCGTGAAGCTGCCGGTGGTGGCCTCCGGCGGTGTGACCTCCATCGACGACGTCCGCGCCCTCCACCAGGCGGGGCTGGCCGGGTGCATCATCGGCCGCGCCCTGTACGAGGGCGCCATCGACCTGTCCGAAGCGGTGCAGGTCGCCGGCGACTAG